The segment AATGACCGAATCAACATTGCTTCTTCGCCAATCATCTTTTGTAAGTCCATTTTTATATTGTTGATAAGAGATTGAATCAGGAAATTCTTTGCCTGCAATTCGATAAGGATAAAAATAATCATCGAAGTGAATGGCATCCACATCATAACGTACTGTCATGTCACGGATCACTTCCACTACAAATGCCTGTGCTTCTTTATTCCCCGGATCGAAATACTTTTTACCACCATAATCTAAAAACCATGATGGATGAAGGCGTGTAATATGCGATGGAGCAATAGATGCTTTTCCAATACTGAAATCGGCACGGTAAGGATTACACCATGCATGAAATTCCATTCCACGGTTGTGCGTTTCCGTGATCATAAACTCTAACGGATCGTAATAAGGAGATGGAGGTTTGCCTTGTATACCGCTGAGCCATTCACTCCATGGTTCGTAAGGGGAAGGATAAAATGCATCGGTTGCAGGACGCACCTGCATGATCACTGCATTCATCCCATTGCTTTTATGCAGATCAAGTATGCGAATGAATTCTGCTTTTTGCGAATCGACCGGAATACCTTTCTTCGATGGCCAGTCAATATTATCAACTGTTGCGATCCATACGGCCCTGAACTCCTGTTTAGGCTGCGCCGCAACAACAGATTGCAAAAAAATAAGAATGAAAAGAAAATAACCACGTGCCATATCCGAAATTAATCAGAACCACGCACTTTATCGAGCAAAGAGTTGAGTTGTTTGGCATCTTCTACTGAAAGGTTATTCATTACACCATCAATGAACGACTGTGCACTGTCCAGTTTATGCAGAAGTTTTTTCCCCTTTGCTGTAATGATCACATCAACAAGCCGTTTATCTTTTTTGCTGATGGTTTTCTTTGCAAGATTTTTCAAAATGAGCCTGTCAACAATACGGCTGGTGTCACTCATTTTATCAAGCATACGTTCACGTATCTGTAATGTTGAAAGAGGTGTATCACTGCCACGTAAAATGCGGAGTATGTTGAATTGCTGAAGCGTGAGATCTTCCTGATCCAAAAATTCTTTTAGTTTTTCTGTAACCCAGTTATGCGTAAAGATGAGATTGACAACTGTTTTATGATGTTCATTTCTGAACTTTCTTATTTGTTTGATATCCGTTTCTAAACTCATAAGCTGGTAGTTTTTAAATGAAAGGTTTGCACACAAACGAATTTAATATCCGTCAATTGTTATCTCAGCAAAAGATCCAGTTTTTTAACAACTCTCTTAATTACGTTGCCGGTCACTAAATAATTTCCAAAGGTAGATTGTTGTGTTATCGCTGTTCAATCTTGTATAATCGGAGGGACGGATAAAAGGCTTCTAGTTGCCTGCAAATTTCGATGCGCCAACCAAGAGTATACCGGTAATAGAATCAATACGGCCATTCTTCAGTTGTTCATCACTTTCAAAGCCTTTACCAAAGATGGTTTTTGTTTTTTGCCTGATCTCAACATCTTTTGTGGTATACAGCTTATGCAAATTCTGTTCCCAATAAAGTTCGTTGGTTTTTAGTGTATCGCCATCAATACGTATCACCACCACACTATCGGTTAGTACAATGCGGCTTTGCTGTTCGTAATACCAGGCTTTCTTGGCATCGAGATAACTCTCGATCTGCATGCTGTCGTTATAAAAATCAACATGCAATGAATTGGGAAACTCAACTCTTGGAACACTATCGAAGTATCGAAGCATGAGCGGTGCGGTTAGTTTGGCTTTCATTCTGCCGCCCTGGCTTAGGTAACTGGTTACATTTTTCACCTCATCAACTGATAGACGGGTGCGTTGCATGTCACGGATTTTTTCCAGATCGTTCTCGCATGCCAAGAAAAAAAAGCAGCCTATGATTAGTGCTGCTGCTTTCTTTATCGAAAAAATATGGTTGCGATTATTAATCATATTTCCGTTTAATGAACCAGATGTCACTCAACGAGAAACCAACAGTAAACCTGAAATAGTTTTCACGTAATAACATAGTGCGGTTACCACGCTGGCCAAATTCAAAGGCTGTATTTACTACGTTGCTCTTATTGATCTCCTGGTAAGTAAAACGTTTGATAGGTAAGCCTACACCAAAAGTAATACCATAAGTGTTCATATTGCCATCAACAGTGTACGGCTCAAGACCATAATTAAACCCTGCACGGTACATTACCTGGCTCCAGTAAGATTTTGAACGGCCGGTAATATCAGGTATAAACTGTCCGCCAACTTTTATCTGCCATCCGTCCTGCAGCATATCTTTTGCTCCATTGTAACGGTAGTCGCCCCATTTTGAGAGTACATAGTCTGCACCTAAACGCAAACTGCTCTTTCCGTCATGCTCATACATTAACCCAAACCCATAAGTTGAAGGAAACAGGATATTTCCTTTGATATCTTTTACTTCTGAAACGGAATCAAGTTGCTGGTCATTTCCTGATGATTGATCGATCAGGAAGGTTTCATAAAGTTCATCACGTGTTGAACCCATCTTGGTTTGCAAAGTTGAGTAAGCACCCAAGTGCAACACACTTGATTTGCGGCTAACTGTATCAACCTTAAGTTTGATCATATACTGTACGCCCACTTCTGCAAAGGCAGCACCAAACTTATTGCGGATCTTTTTCTGACCACTGCGGTAGCGGCCAAAGGCAGTGTCGTTGTAAATATTTACCCTGGTTGTATAATCGGCCGTACCAAAACGGTAACCGCCATTCACACCAATGCTGAAATTCTTAATGCCAATGGCGGTACCCAAAAATGCCTGGTAGCTACCGCCTGTTCCTTCGTAAAGTGTGACGGTGCTGTCTCCGGAAGGAAGACGGCCGCCCGACTGAATATTGTAACTCACCTTTGTAACTGGGCGAAGACCAAAGGCCAATCCCCAGTTTACTTTTGATTTTACCGGTTTGATCTGGAAACCTGCTGCCAGGTAAGGGATCACCGCATTGCTGGAAGTATAGGTATCACCCCTGTTATTACTCAGCTTACGACTGTTGATGTCGATGCCCACATCGAGGATCGAACGCTGTAAGCCAAAACGGCTGTACGAAGCAGGGTTTACGAAATTGATTGTCTGAAAGTCGCTATATGCAGCTCCTAAATGGCCCATGCCTCTTGTGGCAACATTGCCCGTAGGAACAATATCACCTAAACCGTAACGGCTCCAGGGCGAATTATCCTGTGAAATAGCGGGAAAAATAACTGATAACGATAGCACGAACACCAACGAAACACGCTTACCGATTGAACTCACATATTGCATACAGACCTTTAAATATTAGTTGAGGGTCTGCAAATATCTGGTTTTTGAGCAGAGGAGCAAAATGAAGCGTATCACCCCCGGTTAATTGCACGTTAAAGTTCCCGTACTTTTCAGCATAGGCATCAATGATTCCATCGATCTCTTTGGCCATTCCCCAAGCCACGCCGCTCAGTAAATTAGTCTTGGTATCGTAGCCAATCAGCGGAAAATTCCACTCCATTTTTACCAATGGCAGCTTGGCTGTATAGTCGTTCATCGATTTAAAACGCATTTCAAGACCGGGTGATATACTGCCTCCCAAAAACTGATTCTGATTATTGATGAAATTATAGGTGATGCAGGTGCCTAAACCAATGGCTAAATTATTTTTATTGGGGAACAGATAAACAGCGGCTGCACAAAGTGCCAACCGATCGGCACCGATGGTTTCAGGTTTACCAACCGGGGTACTGAAGGGTAGTTTTGTGAGATGCGATAACTTATGAAAGTTGGTAGTGCTGCTGAGTACATCTTCCACCACGGATTGATGATTTACTACCGACGACAGAATGGTAAACTGTGGTTTGTATTTTTCAACCACTTCTTCAATTGTTGAACGGTTATCATCGGGCAGAATAATAATTTCTTTCAGCTGATCCTGTTCAAACACCGCCGCTTTTAAACGGGTGTTACCGAAATCGAAACAAATGGTAGTGGACATGTGTGCAAGTTATAGATCAAAATCAAACGATTCCAGGTTCCTGAAATGTCCGTTGAGTTTTACTTTGTCTTTCAGGTTTTCCATTTCCGATAGCATGGGAATTACTTTACCCAAATGTCGTTTCAGGTATTCCTGCCTTTGCCCTTCACGAAAAAGCCCAAGCAGTTCATATTCTTCATCAATATTTAAACCCATGTGGTGGGCAACATCAAAGGCTTTCAATTCCTCTTCCGGTTTTTTAAAATCTTTACTTACTTCCAACAGGCGATGTAATTCCTTAATTCCTTTCACCACTTTCTGCATCAGTTCACGTTTTCCATCATCTTCATCTTCAGGATAGGTAACGATGGCCCCACTGTATAATTTCTCAGGTATTTCTTTAATGAGTTCGAGTAAACGAAACACTTTTACACCTCGGGTGGTAATATCCATTTTACCATCTTCATACACTTTTTTAATGGCTGTTACTTCTACTAATGTGCCCAGGTCTTTTAATTCTTTGTTTACAACTGCAGGAATACCAAACGGCTTTTTCTGTTCAAAACATTCGGCAATAAGTTGTTTATAACGTGGTTCAAATATGTGAAGGTTCAGATTTTCGCCAGGGAAAACAATAATGCTCAAAGGGAAGATGGGAATAAAATTGGTCATGCAGTGGTTGGTTCTGTTTACAAATTAACGAAGAAACCACTTTATTGTTTACCGGCTTTTTTAAGGTTATATAAAGTTTGATATTTAAGACGTGTATAGCGCCTTGTCATGGCAGCGATCTGCAAGCCTTCTTTTCCATCGAGAAAGCCCCGCTTCAGAATATAGCTGTTGAAAAAAGAATACAACGGCGAGAGATGACGTTTGTACCAAGCTCCTTTTTTACCTGCTTTGAAATATTGCTCACCGCTTTTAATACCGTAAGCTTTCATTTTTTGCTCATACTGCTCCGTTGATTGAACAGTTTTATGGAGAATATGCCCATTCAGTTTTTTCACTACACAACCATCTTCATAAATGAGTTTCTCATGCACATAATCTTCGTTCCATAATGCCTGATTGCGGTTGAACAGGCGAAAGGGTTCATCTCTTCGCCAATCGCCGTAACGGATCAGTTTATCTTTGAAAAAATTCTTACGGCGTATTGTGTATACAATTTTCTCATTTGAGAGATCGAGATTGAGTAAGGTTTGCAGCAATTCATCATCCACAATTTCATCAGCATCTATTTGCAGTATCCAATCGTACACTGCCTGTTCGTTGGCTATATTTTTTGTGAGGCCATGTCCTCTCCATTTTTCTTCGATCACCGTGGCGCCGTTTTTTACAGCAACAGGAATGGTGGCATCATTACTACCGGTATCGCAAACAACAATATCATCGGTGAGTGACTTAACACTTTGCAATGTGGGTGCAAGCAGGTGAGCGGCATTCTTTGTTATAATTACGACAGATATAGGTTGCATACTATTGTTTGACCGGGCGAATAGATAAATTCCAATACAATATAAAAAAACAATACAAAAACACACCGAATTGATCGTTGATTGTTGACTCGTAAAAAAACACGAGATCCATAAACAATACAAATGCCAATGCCTGTTTGTTTTGTTGCCAATGTTCTTTAAAAAAAGGCAATAAAACGACCAGTGTAAATAAAAGAACGGCTGCAATACCTGCGCCACTCCCACTCAGCATCCATTGATTAAGCGGAAGAAATTGTTGTGATGACGGTATTTCAGAAGCATTGGCTGCATACCATTTAACGGCTTCTTCCTTTATGTCACCATAACCTACGCCAGTTAACCAGTTGTTTTGAAACACATGCCATCCACTTCTGATGGATGCTAACCTGTTTACATCACTGAAGTTTCCTGCAAATTGTTTGTCTTGCCAATTGTTTTGCTCAAACAACACATACTGTAACCTGATACGAAAAGTTGGTATGCTGTAATAGGACACAACCGGTAAACAAAACACCGCTACAAGTGCTGCAGTTGCCAGTTGCTTTCTTTTTGTATGATACAATTGCCAAATGAATAAAGGCAGTACAACAATGTACAAACCCATGAGGCCCGTTTTTGCGCCAAGTACATGCAGGTAAATAACAAACCATGCGGCTGCAACACGACAACACCATTTAATCAATCGAGAAAAACTGCTTTCCCATTCTTCCAGTTTCAACCAGAGCAGCAATGCAATTACTATGGCCATACTGAAACGGATATGATCATTTTCTGCAGGTGTAGGAAGTGTTTTCGAGATTCGATACAATGCCTGGTAATTTTCCTGATCACTTACATAATGAGCTGCACTCCACACGGAGCCTGCAAATAATAAACTCACCCATATCAAAGCAAAAAAAAGAAAATGTTTTCGTTCAAAGCCCTTCTGTATTGTCATGGCAAATGGCAACAGCAATAAAGGCAGCATATCCTGCATCATTTCAAGCCAGGCAGATTGATCATTGCTCCATAAACCGGATATAAATGGAAGTAAAAAAAGACAGCTAATACCGAGGAGTAAATAATCTTTTTTAAAAACTTCAACACGTTCTTTTAAATCGCTTTGTAAAAACCCATTGGCAATAACCATGATCATACCAATGCTGAGAAGCGCACGACTTAGCAGGAAACCAACCATCATTAAGAGTATACCCGTACAAAAAAGATAAAAATGTATCGTGGATCTGTTGGTAGCCATGCTTGGTAGTGCAAATAAACAAACTTTCAATATTATAACAACTCCGTTTCACTCCCGTGTTGTTGCTGTTTATAACTGTGATGAAACTTTACACAATGATCCCTACCAACTGCTGCACTGTGTTTTGAATAATTATTTCAGTTAGGTTTGTGCTATGTGGGCCAATTTACTGCAAGAAGTTAAACAAGGCAATGCCAAAAGCCTGGCACGTTGCATTTCGTTGATTGAAAACGAAGTGGAAGGTTACGAACATTTTTTACAAACATTGCCTGCATCTGCCACACCTGTTATTGGATTAACCGGACCGCCCGGTGCCGGCAAGAGTACGTTGACCGATAGTTTGATCGGTTTGCTGGTGAACGAAGGAAAGAAAGTTGCTGTGCTTTGTATTGATCCATCATCTCCGTTTAATCTTGGGGCGTTGTTGGGCGATCGCATACGCATGAGCAATTGGTACAATCATCCGAATGTGTTTATCCGTTCGTTGGCTACACGTGGATCGTTGGGCGGATTGCATCCGAAAATTTTAGAGATCACCGATACCTGCAAAGCAGCAGGGTTTGATTATGTAATTGTAGAAACAGTTGGTGTTGGACAAAGTGAAATTGAAATTGCAGGTCTGGCTGATGTGACTGTTGTTGTTTTAGTTCCCGAAGCCGGTGATGAGGTGCAAACCATGAAAGCGGGTTTGATGGAGATCGCTGATATTTTTGCGGTGAACAAAGCCGATCGGCCCGAAGCTGATCTGTTTGTACGTAACCTTCGGTTGATGTTAGCCCCTGCATTTGCAACACATACACAGGAAATACCGGTGGTGAAAACAATTGCTACCGAACAAAATGGTGCAGGTGAACTACTGCAAAACATTCAAACATTATTGCAACAGCCACATGTAAACGAGCGAAGAAGTTGGTTACTGGCTGAGAAAGCATATTATTTAATTCAGCAGCAACGGATGAGAGATGTAGTGAAAAAAGAAATGAAGTTGAATATAGAAGAAGAGATGAAGAAGGGTGATTTTAATTTGTACAGATTTATTACAAAATATATAAGCTAAGAGTTAGAAGAAGTGAAAAAAGAAAAAGAGGAGATCAAAACAGTCTCCTCTTTTTTTATCTCTTTTCTTTAATCTCTTAGCCTACTCTTCACAACCAATCGGTGCACCCGGCGGCGCTTCTTTATGCAAAGTTGGCTTGGCATCTTTCGGATTTTTCATGCGTTCCAATGCCAATTGCAAATGCCCGGCAGTAATTCCTGTTGCGGTTTTTAATTGCAAGTCAATTTGTTTTTTAAGATCACTCAACGCTTTTTGAAGAACGGCACGAACAAGAAAAGAATTATTCTCGTCAACTGAAGCAGCCAGCAAATACGTCAATAATACCTGTTCTGTTTGTTGTTGAATCAATGCTTCCATACCTGTTCTGCGTGGAGCTTTCCATGTTTTATCGATCAATACCTGAATCATTTCTGCAACACCCAAGCCGCCATTTACTTCCTGCTGCACCATGCGGCTCAACCGTTCGCTGTTGAATAAAAAAGAGAACGGAAGATCGGCACCCGTTTCTGCAGGTGATAATTGATCGAATGATAAACCGGTACGCTTACGGAATAATTCCCTTGAACTACCATAACCCGATGGGCGTGGCGGAATCAATGCAGCAATACGATCAGGGATCATCAGCACTTTCGGATCAATACAATCAACAATGGCATTTAATGCTTTGCGTTGTTCTTCTTTGCTCAGCATTTTGGTGATGAGTTGTCCATCGCCACGTAATGCATAATTATAATACATGCCGCCCACAAGTTTGGTAGCTGCTTCTATTTGATAGCGATGATAAAAATAAACCGGCACCAATGCATCTTCCAGCATCGCCATCGGCATACCGGGCACAATATTTTTCTCACCAAATTGTTGCAGGGCTTTGCTGCGCACTTTCATCACTTCTTTTAATTCATCAGCAGCGTTTGCGCCATTGTCCCACAAATGTGCTTGCGGATGTAAACCACCCGGTGCACGTGCATCCCGGTCACTAATGAATTGCAATCCTTTTTTATTCGCTTCTGTAATGATAGTATTCAATGCCGTTTTTTCATTGGTGCCTGCAGGAAAATCCCGGTAACCCCATGTAACAGCTACCTTATCCCAATCACCAATTTTATCATCATACACGCTGGAGAAATCCATTTCACCTGCTGCATTTACACGAATGGTTGGATGCGGATAATCCATCACGCTTGCACGGTTGCTTACACTGGCCGCATAGTTGTGCATCAGTCCAATGGTATGGCCAATTTCATGTGCCGACAACTGACGTAATCTTGCCAATGCTGCCTGCAACATTTTATCATTGGCAGGAATGCCGGTTTCATAAGGCGATAACAAACCGGAGAAGATGAGATAATCCTGTCGCACACGAAGAGAACCAAGCGATACCTGTCCTTTAATGATCTCACCGGTACGTGGATCGACAACCGATGCGCCATAACTCCAGCCACGTGTTGAACGATGTACCCAGTTGATCATGTTGTAACGTATGTCCATTGGATCAGCAGAGTCAGGAAGGATGCGTACATCAAATGCATTGGTATACCCTGCTGCTTCAAATGCCTGGTTCCACCATTTACCTCCATCGAGCAAAGCCGAACGGATGGGCTCAGGCGTACCATTATCCAAATAATAAATGATTGGTTTTACCGCTTCGCTTTTTGCTGCAGATGGATCTTTTTTCTTTAACCGGTGACGAATGATGTATTGTTTCTCGATGGGATCGCTAACGGGGGAAGCATAGTCGTAAAACGAAACCGGAATAAAACTGCTGCGTGGATCAAACAATCTCGGTTTGTAATTATTATCGGGCAACTGCACCAGTGAATGATGAATGCGTAATGTGATGGCTTCGGTTGAAGGAGCGACTGATTGTACAAAATTGCCCACTTCCCCATCACTGTTTGTATACGTAACCGTTACTTCAAGTTCTGAATTGAGTGGAAAGTTTTTGGTGCGTGCAAGATACATGGCACTGCGTGTTTTATCCAGCACATAGTTTCCCTGTCGCATTCTGCGGATGGAATTGCTCACCTTCATCGCATCACGCATCAGAAAATCAGTTGCATCAACAAGGAATTTACCATTGCTTTCGGCTTCAGTGGTAAAACCCCACACGGTTGTTTGAGCAAATGCCTGTTCTACTGCACGTTTTTCGGCAGCATCGTTCGATAATGCACGGTAACTGTAATTTGGTTGAATGAGTAAGATCTTTCGTCCTACTTTATTGAACTTCACCACACGGTCCTCGCCCAACAAACCACGGTCAAGACCAATATCATTTGAACCTAAACCAGCAGGAAGTGAGACAACATATAAAAACTCTGTCTCCAGTTTATCTACTTCCAGCCATACTTTACCGGTATTCTCATCCCAGTAAAAATTAAAATAGCCCTCGTACTTTTTTAGACCGTTTGTTTTTTCTTCAATGGAAGGAAGTTTCTGTGCTGTTGTAAAAAGAGGTAACAGCAACAATAGTAAAATTGATTTTCTCATATGCAGTTGATTGATGCATACAAGTTAAGATATGAAGAGAAGCTAAAAAAAGGAATGTGATTAATGGTTATGCTTGCTGCTCTTCGTCCTTCTTCTGCATCTTCCACCAGCGCCAGCCAATGAAGCCAATGATGAGTAAAGGAGTACTCATGAGATAAATGATCGCACCATTCAATGCTTTTGCAGGTTTTTCGCCTAGTTGTGAAGCCGTTTTTGTACAGATCGAACATTGTGCCTCTGCATCTATGCCTGCAAACAGCAGCGCAACAGTCAATAAAACAAGCATCAATCCCCACTTTTTCATGTTCAAAGTTTGAATTGCAAAGTTAAGGGAAGAACGGGTAGGAAGAATAGGCAATTGGCAACGGTCAATAGGCAAGTTGCGTGTTTTTGCCAATTACTTATTGTCAATTGCCTGTTGAATTAACTTCCCATCCACTCTTTAAAAGCAGCTGCGCTTTCTTGGCTTATAATCACTTCTTCAGGTGCAGCGGGTTGTAATTCAAGTTCTAATTTACTTTTAGGATACGCTTTGATCTTCTGAATGGCCGAAACATTCACCAGGTATTTTCTGTTTACCCGGTAGAAAACGGAGGGATCGGTTTCCTTTTCCAGATCAGCCAGCGATTGATCGAGAATAAATTTCTGGCTGCGGTTATCAACCATGCACACCAGTTTATGCGTAGCATAGAAATAGGCAATTTCTTCTGTTTTGACACTGATATAATCGCTGCCACGTTTCACCAAAAAACGTTTCTTGAATTCAGTTGTTTGTTTTTGCTGCAATTGCAACAGCAGTTGCAGGTTTTGAGCGAAATATTTTTTTAGTGATTCATATTTATTCAATGCCTGTTTCAGTTTTTCATCGCTTACAGGTTTTAATAGATAATCGATGCCGTTATGCTCAAATGCTTCCTGCCAGTATTCATCATAAGCCGTGCAGAAAATAATGGGGCAGGTGATCTTGATATTATCTAACAGTTGAAACGAAAGGCCATCAGACAATTCAATATCCATGAACAACAGATCGGGCATTGAGTGAGTTGAAAACCATTCTGCAGCAGCCACGTTACTGCCAAGCACTGCTTCTATTATAAAGTCCTGGTTTGCTTTCAGCAAAGATTTCTTTAATTTTTCTGCTGCAGGTTTTTCATCTTCTATAATTACAATGCGCATATCAATCAATTTTCAGAATGGGTAAACAAACGATAAACATATCATCCGATCTTTCAATGCAGATAGATCTGTCCGTACTGAGGCGGTATCGTTCTTCCAGGTTTTGCAAACCAATCCGTGATGATGGTTTCCGCAGCTTTTTTTCTTTTAACTTATTCCGCATTTGCAATTCATTTCCCACAAATACAAGTTGGATCTGCAAGGGTGATGTTTCCGAAAATTCATTATGCTTCACGGCATTCTCTAACAACACCTGTAATGAAATAGGCGGAATCAGATATCGATCCCACAACGTTTCATCAACTTCTGTTTGCAGTTGCAACGCATCTTCAAACCTGATCTTTAACAACGAAAAATAATCTTGCATAAACAGCATTTCATCACGCAGCAGCACAAGATCCTTTGCTTTGTTCTGCAAAATATACCTGTACACATCGGCCATATGATCGTTGAAAAGCTTGGCTTTCTCCGGTTTCTCTTCAATTAAATGCGAAAGCGTATTGAGTGAATTAAAAATAAAATGCGGATCGATCTGATTCTTCAAAGCTTCCAGTTCTGCTTCGGCTTTTGCACGTTCCAACTGTTCCTGTTGCAGTTTATCATTCGCCACATCTCTTACCAAAAAAACAGTCTCATACAAATTCACTAAAAAGAAAACAGCGATCAAAATAATGATGGATGATAAACGTACCACATGCCAATCAACTATTCCATTCATAAATATCTTGTACCAGCCAACCAGCATGAGTATACTCATGGGCACTACATAAAACGGAATCGTAATGATAAATGCTAGTATCTTCTTCAACGGTTTATTCAACCAATCGAAATAGGAACGCAGAGTAAATTGCAAAAACCGCACTCCTTCATAGATCACAAAAGCAATGGAAATAGTATAGAGATAGCTGAGCTTGATCTGCCAATTGCTGAATTCTTCATGCGGCACCATCTGCGTGATCAACGGAATAGCAATACCAAACAAAGGCACCAGCACCACACGGATACCGATATCGTTGATCTTATCTTTCGGACCAAACAATTTCGTCGTTATGTTTTGTGCGTTTGTCGGCATCAGTTCCGGTTTCGTTCGTTTGCAGCTTGTGCATGTAAAGTTTGTAAAATAGATTCGAATACGAACAAATTTTTCAACCCAAAAACCAATTGTATGGATATGAATTCAATTAACTGGCTTGCTGTATTGGTTGCCGGTATTTCCGCTTTTGTATTAGGCGGCGTTTGGTATTCTCCTTTGTTATTTGGTAAAGCCTGGATGAGTGAAAACAATCTCACCGAAGAAGATGTAAAGAAAGGCAATGCCACCAAAATTTATGGCTGGGCTTTTGTGCTTTCACTCATCATGGCTGCTAACCTTGCCATGTTTTTAGCTGATACGCCTGCTGAATGTACCGGTAACTGTGCGCAAAAAACAGATGTTACCTGGGGAACTATTGCAGGTTTTCTTGCAGGTATCTGGGGCTTTTGCGCCATTGCTACCGTTGCGCTGTTCGAACAAAAAACGGCACGGTATATTTTCATTAACGGAGGTTACGCATTATTAGCTCTTACACTAATGGGCGCAATCATTGGTGTATGGCGATAATATGACGGCATTAACCATTACCTTGTTATTTAAACCTTATCGCCATGAAGTATCTGCTACTTCTTTTTGCTTGTTTCACAACAATTCAACTTTCAGCACAAAAACCTTGCAGTGCTCCTGCTTATCGTCAATTCGATTTCTGGATCGGCGAATGGGATGTGTATGGAAAGAACGGAACCAAAGCCGGCGACAGTAAGATCAGTTTGATACTTGATAGTTGTATCATCCTTGAAGAATGGACAAGTGCCGGTTCAAATCAAGGTTTGCGTTATGCCGGCAAAAGTTTTAATACATGGAACAGAAACACCAAACAATGGCAACAAACATGGGTAGATAATACAGGTGGCAGTACTGAATATCTGGAAGGGAAATATGATGAGAATAAAATCATCTTTCAAACAAAACCATTCCTTTTTTCAAAAGATACAATAGCAGTAAGAAAGTTAACCTTCTTCAATCT is part of the Lacibacter sediminis genome and harbors:
- the meaB gene encoding methylmalonyl Co-A mutase-associated GTPase MeaB; protein product: MWANLLQEVKQGNAKSLARCISLIENEVEGYEHFLQTLPASATPVIGLTGPPGAGKSTLTDSLIGLLVNEGKKVAVLCIDPSSPFNLGALLGDRIRMSNWYNHPNVFIRSLATRGSLGGLHPKILEITDTCKAAGFDYVIVETVGVGQSEIEIAGLADVTVVVLVPEAGDEVQTMKAGLMEIADIFAVNKADRPEADLFVRNLRLMLAPAFATHTQEIPVVKTIATEQNGAGELLQNIQTLLQQPHVNERRSWLLAEKAYYLIQQQRMRDVVKKEMKLNIEEEMKKGDFNLYRFITKYIS
- a CDS encoding zinc-dependent metalloprotease gives rise to the protein MRKSILLLLLLPLFTTAQKLPSIEEKTNGLKKYEGYFNFYWDENTGKVWLEVDKLETEFLYVVSLPAGLGSNDIGLDRGLLGEDRVVKFNKVGRKILLIQPNYSYRALSNDAAEKRAVEQAFAQTTVWGFTTEAESNGKFLVDATDFLMRDAMKVSNSIRRMRQGNYVLDKTRSAMYLARTKNFPLNSELEVTVTYTNSDGEVGNFVQSVAPSTEAITLRIHHSLVQLPDNNYKPRLFDPRSSFIPVSFYDYASPVSDPIEKQYIIRHRLKKKDPSAAKSEAVKPIIYYLDNGTPEPIRSALLDGGKWWNQAFEAAGYTNAFDVRILPDSADPMDIRYNMINWVHRSTRGWSYGASVVDPRTGEIIKGQVSLGSLRVRQDYLIFSGLLSPYETGIPANDKMLQAALARLRQLSAHEIGHTIGLMHNYAASVSNRASVMDYPHPTIRVNAAGEMDFSSVYDDKIGDWDKVAVTWGYRDFPAGTNEKTALNTIITEANKKGLQFISDRDARAPGGLHPQAHLWDNGANAADELKEVMKVRSKALQQFGEKNIVPGMPMAMLEDALVPVYFYHRYQIEAATKLVGGMYYNYALRGDGQLITKMLSKEEQRKALNAIVDCIDPKVLMIPDRIAALIPPRPSGYGSSRELFRKRTGLSFDQLSPAETGADLPFSFLFNSERLSRMVQQEVNGGLGVAEMIQVLIDKTWKAPRRTGMEALIQQQTEQVLLTYLLAASVDENNSFLVRAVLQKALSDLKKQIDLQLKTATGITAGHLQLALERMKNPKDAKPTLHKEAPPGAPIGCEE
- a CDS encoding LytR/AlgR family response regulator transcription factor, whose amino-acid sequence is MRIVIIEDEKPAAEKLKKSLLKANQDFIIEAVLGSNVAAAEWFSTHSMPDLLFMDIELSDGLSFQLLDNIKITCPIIFCTAYDEYWQEAFEHNGIDYLLKPVSDEKLKQALNKYESLKKYFAQNLQLLLQLQQKQTTEFKKRFLVKRGSDYISVKTEEIAYFYATHKLVCMVDNRSQKFILDQSLADLEKETDPSVFYRVNRKYLVNVSAIQKIKAYPKSKLELELQPAAPEEVIISQESAAAFKEWMGS
- a CDS encoding sensor histidine kinase, with the protein product MPTNAQNITTKLFGPKDKINDIGIRVVLVPLFGIAIPLITQMVPHEEFSNWQIKLSYLYTISIAFVIYEGVRFLQFTLRSYFDWLNKPLKKILAFIITIPFYVVPMSILMLVGWYKIFMNGIVDWHVVRLSSIIILIAVFFLVNLYETVFLVRDVANDKLQQEQLERAKAEAELEALKNQIDPHFIFNSLNTLSHLIEEKPEKAKLFNDHMADVYRYILQNKAKDLVLLRDEMLFMQDYFSLLKIRFEDALQLQTEVDETLWDRYLIPPISLQVLLENAVKHNEFSETSPLQIQLVFVGNELQMRNKLKEKKLRKPSSRIGLQNLEERYRLSTDRSICIERSDDMFIVCLPILKID
- a CDS encoding DUF1761 domain-containing protein; the encoded protein is MDMNSINWLAVLVAGISAFVLGGVWYSPLLFGKAWMSENNLTEEDVKKGNATKIYGWAFVLSLIMAANLAMFLADTPAECTGNCAQKTDVTWGTIAGFLAGIWGFCAIATVALFEQKTARYIFINGGYALLALTLMGAIIGVWR
- a CDS encoding DUF1579 family protein; the protein is MKYLLLLFACFTTIQLSAQKPCSAPAYRQFDFWIGEWDVYGKNGTKAGDSKISLILDSCIILEEWTSAGSNQGLRYAGKSFNTWNRNTKQWQQTWVDNTGGSTEYLEGKYDENKIIFQTKPFLFSKDTIAVRKLTFFNLSPDKVRQFAEITKDNGASWQTEYDLEYRRRKG